A part of Bacillus thuringiensis genomic DNA contains:
- a CDS encoding alpha/beta hydrolase — translation MKIDSRVLPELKQAFSQFPGFQLEGDLEASRSLLSNPHLEKSELVHMTKRMIPGAAGEMLVKIYEPVENNLDKLPAMLWIHGGGYVMGHPDMDDVLCERFVQNAKCVVVSVDYRLAPEHPYPAAIEDCYAGLVWMTNEADSLGIDVNRVAIAGASGGGGLTAALALMARDKGGPSIIFQMPLYPMLDNRNITPSSYEITEDHATWNRANNLTAWSMYLGKEKDSNELSPYAVPSRAENLAGLPPTYTCVGQLDLFRDETIEYVTRLAQAGVDVEFHLYPGCFHCFDVFVPESVVSQRASQNYFDAMARALHP, via the coding sequence ATGAAAATTGACAGTCGAGTATTACCAGAATTAAAACAGGCTTTCTCCCAATTTCCAGGCTTTCAATTAGAGGGGGATTTAGAGGCGAGTCGAAGTCTCTTGTCGAATCCACATTTGGAAAAATCAGAGCTTGTACACATGACCAAGCGAATGATTCCTGGCGCTGCTGGCGAGATGTTAGTTAAAATTTACGAACCCGTTGAGAACAATCTTGATAAACTTCCAGCTATGCTGTGGATTCACGGTGGCGGATACGTAATGGGACACCCCGATATGGACGATGTTTTGTGTGAACGCTTTGTTCAGAATGCTAAATGCGTTGTTGTGTCTGTCGATTATCGACTTGCTCCCGAACATCCTTATCCAGCGGCTATCGAAGATTGTTATGCAGGATTGGTTTGGATGACAAATGAGGCAGACTCGCTGGGCATTGATGTGAATCGAGTTGCGATCGCCGGTGCAAGTGGAGGCGGTGGACTAACCGCAGCGCTTGCGTTAATGGCTCGGGATAAAGGAGGTCCATCTATTATATTCCAGATGCCGCTGTATCCGATGCTTGACAACCGCAACATAACACCATCAAGCTATGAGATTACAGAAGACCACGCAACATGGAATAGAGCAAACAATTTGACGGCTTGGAGTATGTACTTGGGCAAGGAGAAAGATTCCAACGAGCTATCTCCCTATGCCGTACCTTCGAGAGCAGAAAACTTAGCCGGGCTACCGCCAACTTATACATGTGTAGGTCAACTCGATTTATTTCGAGATGAAACCATTGAATATGTAACACGACTTGCACAAGCAGGAGTAGACGTTGAATTTCACCTCTACCCCGGCTGCTTCCATTGCTTTGACGTATTTGTGCCTGAATCCGTAGTAAGTCAGCGTGCCAGTCAGAATTATTTTGATGCGATGGCACGGGCACTTCATCCATAA
- a CDS encoding LLM class flavin-dependent oxidoreductase gives MEIGITSFVETKPDVHSGEVISHAQRLREVVEEIVLADQVGLDVFGVGEHHRKDYAASSPAMVLSAAAPQTKKIRLASAVTVLSSADPVRVFQDFSTLDGISNGRAEIMAGRGSFIESFPLFGYNMKDYEELFEEHLDLLLKIRQSEKVTWEGGHRPAINNLGVYPRPVQNPLPIWVGSGGNQESAIRAGFLGLPLMLAIIGGSPMHFARIVQLYKKAAAHAGHDVSKLQVGSHSIGFVGENTELAADTFFPSTQAGMNKLGKERGWPYYDRSSFDAARSFEGALYVGDPDTVAEKIIHLRKHVGITRFMMYVPLSTMPHDQVMRAIELLGTEVAPRVREEIAKWEAEGEQETHLFR, from the coding sequence ATGGAAATAGGGATTACGTCTTTTGTAGAAACGAAACCAGATGTACATAGTGGTGAAGTGATAAGTCACGCACAGCGATTGCGTGAAGTTGTTGAAGAAATCGTTCTTGCTGATCAAGTAGGACTTGATGTGTTTGGTGTTGGTGAGCACCATAGGAAGGATTATGCAGCATCCTCTCCAGCGATGGTTCTATCAGCGGCGGCACCACAAACGAAAAAGATACGGCTAGCGAGTGCAGTAACTGTACTTTCTTCAGCTGATCCTGTGCGCGTTTTTCAGGATTTCTCTACACTGGATGGCATTTCAAATGGACGCGCGGAGATTATGGCGGGTCGTGGTTCCTTTATCGAATCTTTTCCATTGTTTGGCTATAACATGAAGGACTATGAAGAACTGTTTGAAGAACATTTGGACCTACTTCTCAAAATACGTCAGTCCGAAAAAGTGACTTGGGAAGGCGGACATCGACCAGCAATCAATAATTTAGGTGTGTATCCAAGACCTGTTCAAAATCCTTTACCGATATGGGTTGGTAGCGGTGGAAATCAAGAGTCTGCTATCCGTGCCGGTTTTCTGGGATTACCACTTATGCTGGCGATTATTGGTGGTAGCCCCATGCACTTTGCACGAATTGTACAGCTATATAAGAAAGCGGCAGCTCACGCTGGTCATGATGTATCAAAACTTCAGGTGGGATCTCATTCGATTGGATTTGTTGGAGAGAATACGGAATTGGCAGCAGATACATTTTTCCCATCCACTCAGGCAGGCATGAATAAACTTGGTAAAGAGCGGGGGTGGCCTTATTATGATCGTTCCAGCTTTGATGCTGCACGAAGTTTTGAAGGGGCATTGTATGTTGGTGATCCAGATACAGTCGCCGAAAAAATCATCCATCTTCGTAAGCATGTAGGGATTACACGCTTTATGATGTATGTACCATTAAGTACCATGCCACATGATCAAGTCATGCGTGCCATAGAATTGCTTGGAACAGAAGTTGCCCCTCGTGTAAGAGAGGAAATTGCCAAATGGGAAGCTGAAGGAGAACAGGAGACACATCTATTCCGTTAA
- a CDS encoding MFS transporter translates to MFKTETDIEDDPLYTKISHKSSITKPNLNQQPSMSHALALLFATACGMSVANIYFAQPLLDQLSNEFSINHSIIGVVITVTQIFYGVGLLLLVPLGDLLNQRRLIVGQMLLSTTALVIVGTASSSMVLFAGMALVGLLAVVTQTLVAFAATIASPTERGRVVGIVTSGIVIGILLARTFAGILTDVAGWRSVYLFSAALMLLMVFMFIKMLPNVKREVKSLSYPELIRSVLTLFIQERTLRVRSVLAMLIFADFSILWTSLVLPLSTPPIALSHSAIGAFGLVGVAGALAAARAGKWADQGYGQRTTGIALALLLISWLFISYIEQSLIALVIGIVLLDLAVQAIHVTNQTMILPLHTEARSRLTAGYMVFYSIGSAGGSIASTQIYAHFGWGGVSLLGASVSAFALLFWAMTRRGKIS, encoded by the coding sequence ATGTTTAAAACAGAGACAGATATAGAAGATGATCCACTCTACACTAAGATAAGTCATAAATCTTCCATAACAAAACCTAATTTGAATCAACAGCCATCCATGTCTCACGCTTTGGCATTATTGTTTGCGACTGCCTGTGGAATGTCTGTTGCCAATATTTACTTTGCACAGCCGTTGCTTGATCAACTATCTAATGAGTTTAGTATTAACCATTCCATTATTGGTGTTGTTATTACCGTTACACAAATTTTTTACGGAGTGGGCTTACTGCTACTCGTACCGCTTGGAGATTTGCTAAACCAGCGACGTCTAATTGTCGGTCAGATGCTATTATCTACAACAGCTCTGGTTATAGTTGGTACTGCTTCCTCCAGCATGGTACTTTTCGCAGGTATGGCTTTGGTGGGTCTGCTTGCAGTTGTGACACAGACTCTCGTGGCGTTTGCAGCGACCATCGCTTCCCCTACAGAAAGAGGACGTGTCGTTGGAATTGTAACAAGTGGAATAGTTATTGGCATACTTCTCGCACGCACTTTTGCTGGTATATTAACAGATGTTGCGGGATGGCGTTCTGTATATCTATTTTCTGCTGCGCTCATGCTTTTGATGGTTTTTATGTTTATAAAGATGTTGCCCAATGTTAAGCGCGAGGTAAAATCGCTATCCTACCCTGAGTTGATTAGATCGGTGCTTACTTTATTTATTCAAGAACGAACGTTACGTGTTCGCTCCGTTCTAGCCATGCTGATTTTTGCTGATTTCAGCATTTTGTGGACCTCACTAGTACTGCCACTTAGTACACCGCCAATTGCTCTATCTCATAGTGCAATTGGCGCATTCGGTCTTGTAGGTGTGGCTGGAGCCTTAGCTGCGGCACGGGCAGGGAAATGGGCCGATCAAGGTTACGGACAACGAACGACAGGTATTGCTTTAGCTCTATTATTGATTTCATGGTTGTTCATCAGTTATATAGAGCAGTCATTAATCGCATTAGTGATAGGGATAGTTCTACTTGATTTGGCCGTACAGGCAATACATGTCACGAATCAAACCATGATCCTTCCATTGCATACAGAAGCACGGAGTCGACTTACTGCTGGATATATGGTGTTTTATTCTATCGGCAGTGCTGGTGGTTCAATTGCTTCGACTCAAATATACGCACACTTTGGCTGGGGAGGGGTTTCCTTACTCGGAGCCTCTGTCAGTGCTTTCGCTCTTCTTTTTTGGGCTATGACCAGACGAGGTAAAATTTCATGA
- a CDS encoding TetR/AcrR family transcriptional regulator, giving the protein MARTREFDEDQVLDAAMQLFWEKGYEATSLSDLTSRMGIQRPSIYSAFGDKKELFEAALRRYTMSRASDIRNRLQSHSSVKESFSIFFADVVNEEYAGDLSKGCFCINTMVELAPHDERFEILTREHQMYLAVIFQETIERGIQSGELEVNTDAKSLAQALIVALIGLTVMMKSRPQRSFVDNVIAATLTLLK; this is encoded by the coding sequence ATGGCACGAACTCGTGAATTTGATGAGGATCAAGTTTTAGATGCAGCAATGCAGCTATTTTGGGAGAAGGGATATGAGGCTACCTCATTAAGTGATCTTACTTCTAGAATGGGCATTCAACGCCCTAGTATTTATTCGGCTTTTGGAGATAAGAAAGAATTGTTTGAAGCCGCACTTCGTAGATATACAATGTCTCGGGCATCTGATATACGAAATAGGCTTCAAAGTCACTCCTCTGTAAAAGAGTCATTTTCTATTTTCTTTGCGGATGTCGTCAATGAAGAATACGCGGGTGATCTTAGTAAAGGTTGTTTTTGTATCAATACAATGGTTGAATTAGCACCTCATGATGAGAGATTTGAAATTTTGACCAGAGAACATCAAATGTACCTCGCTGTCATTTTTCAGGAGACGATCGAACGAGGGATCCAATCAGGTGAGCTGGAAGTCAACACAGATGCAAAGTCTTTGGCACAGGCACTGATTGTAGCGTTAATCGGTCTAACGGTTATGATGAAATCTCGCCCCCAACGTTCATTTGTCGACAATGTAATAGCAGCGACGCTCACATTACTTAAGTGA
- the blaIII gene encoding class A beta-lactamase BlaIII — MFVLNKFCNILHYKKIVPVVLLSCVSLIGCSNSNTQSEPPKQTNQANQIKQENTGNQSFAKLEKEYDAKLGIYALDTGTNQTVAYHSDDRFAFASTSKSLAVGALLRKNSLEALDQRITYTHEDLSNYNPITEKHIDTGMTLKELADASVRYSDSTAHNLILKQLGGPSEFEKILKEMGDTVTTSERFEPELNEVHPGETHDTSTPEAIAKTLQSFTLGTALPIEKRELLVDWMKRNTTGDKLIRAGVPKGWEVADKTGAGSYGTRNDIAIIWPPNKKPIVLAILSNHDKEDAKYDDKLIADATKVVLNTLKATE, encoded by the coding sequence ATGTTCGTTTTAAACAAGTTCTGTAACATTTTACATTACAAAAAGATTGTACCTGTAGTATTACTTTCATGTGTATCACTTATAGGCTGTTCCAATAGTAACACTCAATCTGAACCACCTAAACAAACGAATCAAGCTAATCAAATTAAACAAGAAAATACAGGAAATCAATCTTTCGCTAAACTTGAAAAAGAATATGATGCTAAGCTTGGTATTTATGCACTGGACACAGGTACAAATCAAACTGTTGCTTATCATTCAGATGATCGTTTTGCATTTGCATCTACATCTAAATCATTAGCTGTGGGCGCTCTTTTACGCAAGAACTCATTAGAAGCTCTTGATCAAAGGATTACGTATACTCATGAAGATCTTTCTAATTATAATCCAATTACTGAAAAGCATATTGATACAGGAATGACGTTAAAAGAACTTGCAGATGCTTCTGTTCGATATAGTGACAGCACAGCACATAATTTGATTCTTAAACAGTTAGGAGGTCCCTCTGAATTTGAAAAAATCTTGAAAGAAATGGGAGATACTGTTACTACTTCAGAACGATTTGAACCTGAATTAAATGAAGTGCATCCAGGAGAAACACATGATACCAGTACACCAGAAGCAATAGCTAAGACACTTCAATCATTTACATTAGGAACTGCACTTCCAATAGAAAAACGTGAACTATTAGTAGATTGGATGAAGCGAAATACAACTGGAGATAAATTGATTCGTGCGGGCGTACCAAAAGGATGGGAAGTAGCTGATAAAACAGGCGCGGGATCTTACGGAACAAGAAATGATATCGCAATTATTTGGCCACCAAATAAAAAGCCGATTGTTCTTGCTATACTTTCTAATCATGATAAAGAAGATGCTAAATACGATGATAAACTTATTGCAGACGCAACCAAAGTCGTGTTAAATACCTTAAAAGCTACGGAATAA